The window GGGCGGCCTGGGCTCCGCCCCCTATGTCCACGCCCGTCCGCAGCGCCAGCTCGTCGTCGGAGGCGGTCGCCAGCTCCTCCTCGGTCAGCTCCGGGAGGTGCCCCGGACCGGCGGGAGCCGTGCCGGCCGGGACCGCGAGGTGTTCCAGCACCCGGTCGAGGGTGGCTCCGCCGGGCTCGGCGCCGTCCGGGCGGCCGCCGTCGGGCACGCCCAGTTCGTCCAGGATCCGGTGGAGGCGTGCCGCCTCGGTGCGCCAGGTGCGGTCGACGACCTCGTCGGCGTACTCCTCCCAGTCGACGGGGAGCCATTCCGGTCCGCGTCCCGCCGGCTCGCCGTGGAAGAGGCGGGCGGCGAGGAGGGAGGTCGCCTCGTCGACGGTTCCCGGCTCCTCCAGCAGGTCGCAGGCGGGGCGTTCGCCGAGCCGGGTGGTGAAGTCGTCGGCGAGGCGGTCGCGGCGGGAGAGCTCCGTGAGGGCGGCGACCACTCCGGCGTCCAGCCGGGACGGCCAGCGCCCGGTCCGCCAGGCGGGGAGCGCGACCCTGTTGAGCAGCCGGTCCCAGCCCGCGTAGGCGAGGCCGATCTGCTCCTGGGCGGCGATGCGCAGGCCGTAGTCGACCGTCTTGGCGCGTTCGGAGGAGGTGGCGGCGACCGCCCGCTCCATCTCGGCGGCCTCCTCGCGGCAGGCGCGCAGCAGCAGCCGGGCGGCGCGGCCCGTCCCGCCGAGCACCAGCCGGGCCAGCGGGCCCCGGTCCGGCTCGGTGCCGAGGGCGGCGGCGGCATCGAGGCCGCGGACGAAGCGGCGGGCGGCGAGGATGTCGGGCTGCGCCGACGGCCCCGTGCCCGCGACGACCGGGGCCAGCACGGCGCGCAACTCGGCGACGCGCATCCACCACAGGAAGGGCGAGCCGATCACCAGCACCGGCGCGGGCGGCGCCTGGTCGTGTGCGGGGCGGACCGCCTCGGCGCCGAGCGCGGGGTGGCTGCGGTCCTCGAGCCAGCTGTCGCAGTCGGGGGTGAGCGCTATCGCCGAGGGCGCGGGGACCTCCAGCCGGTCGGCGAGATCGCGCACCAGGCGGTGCAGGTCGGGCGCGGAACTCTCGGTGACGGGGACGGTGGGGCTGACCGCGGGCCGGGCCCGGGCCACGGCGAGGGCCACCGCCGCCGCGGCGAGGAGGACGAGGACGGCGACGGCACAGACCAGTGCGCGGGCCGTGTCCCAGCCCGTCCCGGTGAGGACCCCGGTCGGGCCGCCGGCGAGCAGGACGACGGCGAGGGCCGCCGGGAGCAGGGCGAGGGCCGCGGCCCGGCCGCGGGTCCGCAGCACGGCGACGGCCCCGGCGCGCGCTGCCTCCGCGTCCGTCTGCGCACTCACACCTGACACGACCGGTCACACCCCTTTATCGCCCGCCCGGCGCCCGCTGTCCCAGCCGGTGCCGACGCGCTTCGACGGCGTTGCTCATTCCCCCACTGTGGCACCCGGCACCGACATCGCAATGCCGGTGGGCCAAGTGCCGCACACCCCGGTCCACGGGCCGCAGAGCGCTTGCGCGGCACCCTAGTTGGGGGTGGGCGGAGCGTCAGCCGGATGGCGGATCGGTCACTCGATGGAATGCCTTTGGGCAGAGCTTGCACGCGGAGCGCGCGCTTCTGCGATCCTCACGCGCCCCCCACCGGCGCCCCCGCACGCCCCGGAAACGCCGCCTCCCCCGCCCACGGCCCAAGGCCGGTGGACGGGGGAGGCGAACAGCGGCGTACGCGAAGCGCGGGGCGTACGCGGGGTGCGTCAGCCGCGCTGCTCCACGGCGACGCGGGCCGCGATGTCGGAGCGGTGCTGGGAGCCGTCCAGCCGGACGCGCGCCACGGCCGTGTACGCGCGGTCGCGCGCCTCGGTCAGGTCGGCCCCGGTGGCGGTCACCGACAGGACCCGGCCGCCCGCACTGAGGACCGCGCCCCCCTCCCGGCGCGTCCCGGCGTGCAGGACGTACGCCGCGGGAGCGTCCAGTTCCGCGACCTCCGCGAGCCCTTCGACCGGGTCGCCGGTACGCGGCGCGCCCGGGTAGTTGTGCGAGGCGACGACCACGGTGACCGCGGACTCCTCGCTCCAGCTCAGCGGCTCCAGCCCGGCGAGGGTGCCGTTCGCGGCGGCGCGCAGCACCCCGGCGAGCGGGGTGCGCAGACGGGCGAGGACCACCTGGGTCTCGGGGTCGCCGAAGCGGGCGTTGAACTCGATGACGCGGATGCCGCGCGAGGTGATCGCGAGCCCGGCGTAGAGGAGTCCGGAGAAGGGGGTGCCGCGGCGGCGCAGCTCGTCCACGGTCGGCTGGAGGACCGTCTCCAGCACCTCGTCGACCAGCTTCGGGTCGGCCCACGGCAGGGGCGAGTAGGCGCCCATGCCACCGGTGTTGGGGCCCTGGTCGCCGTCGAGTGCGCGCTTGAAGTCCTGCGCGGGCTGGAGCGGGACGACGGTGCGACCGTCGGTGACGGCGAACAGCGAGACCTCCGGACCGTCGAGGAACTCCTCGACGACGACCCGGCCGCCCCCGGCGGTGACGCAGTTCAGCGCGTGCTCGCGGGCCGCGTCCACGTCCTCGGTGACGACGACGCCCTTGCCGGCCGCGAGCCCGTCGTCCTTGACGACGTAGGGCGCGCCGAAGGCGTCGAGGGCGGCGTCGATCTCGGCCGGGGTGGCGCAGACGTAGCTGCGGGCCGTCGGCACCCCGGCGCCGGCCATGACGTCCTTGGCGAACGCCTTGGACCCCTCCAGCCGGGCCGCCTCGGCGGACGGGCCGAAGCAGTCGATCCCGGCCACCCGGACCGCGTCGGCGACGCCCGCGACGAGCGGTGCCTCCGGGCCGACCACGACCAGGTCGGCGCCGAGGCCGCCGGCGAGGCGGGCGACGGCGGCGCCGTCGAGCGCGTCGACGGCGTGCAGCTCGGCCACCTCGGCGATGCCTGCGTTGCCGGGCGCGCAGTGCAGGGCGGTGACGTCGGGGTCGAGGGACAGGGAGCGGCACAGGGCGTGTTCGCGGGCGCCGGAGCCAATGACGAGGACCTTCACGGGATTCAGCCTAGCCCGGCCCCGGGGCCGCCCCTGTACGGGCTGCCGAGAAACAGCCCGCTACTCGTTCGTATATTCATCCACCACCGTGGCCCCCAGCTCGCGCACGATCAGGTCGTGGCCGGAGAGTGCGGACTCGTCGAGGTCCGGGTCGTCCTCCTCCGGGATGTCGTCCTCGATGGAGGTCGGGCGTCTCGGCGCTTCGGGCGCCGGGGGCCGCTGCTCGCGCTGCGGCACCGGCGGGCGCTGCGGTTCGGGCGCCGGGACCGGAGGGACCGACGGGCCCGGCTGCGGCGGACCGGGCGCGGGTGGCGGCGCGGGCGCCGAGGGCCGGGACTGCGGCGGTGCCTGGCCCCAGCCACCGCCCCCTCCGCCGGACGGGCCGGGCGGGTTCTGGCCGCCCGAGGCGTCGATGACCGTCTCGATCTTCCAGGTGACCTGGAACTCCTCGCTGAGCGCCTGTTTCAGGACGTCCTCGCTGCCGCTGCTCGCGAAGTTGTCCCGCGCGCCGGCGTTGAGGAAGCCGAGCTGGAGCGTGGTGCCGTCGAACCCGGCCACGTGGGCGTTCTGGCTGAGCAGGATCCAGGTGAAGCGGCGGCGGTTCTTGACCGCCTCCAGGACGTTCGGCCACAGGGCGCGGGCGTCGACCGCGCCCGGCGGGGGCGCGGCGGGAGCCGCCTGCGGCTGGGCCGGCCCCTGCGGGCGGCCCTGCGGCTCGGGCTGCCGCGGACCGGGCCCGCCCGCACCGGCCGTGGGCCAGCCACCGGGCCTGCGCGCGGCGGGCGCGGGCGCGCCGGAACCGGGCGGTGCCGACCCGGGCCACGCGCCCGGACGGGCCGGTGCCGCGTCGGCGGGGGGTGCCTCGGGCGCCGGGGCGGGCGGGGCGCTCGGCTGGGGCGCGGGGGCGGGTGGTGTCTGCGGGGCCTGCGGCTGCGCGGGGGCGTACGCCTGCGGGGCGGGGGGCGCGGCAGCGAGGGGAGCGGCCACGGCCGGGGGCCCGCTGCGCTCCAGCCGCTCCAGGCGGGCGAGGGTGGAGCGCTCGTCGTCGTAGGCGGCGGGGAGCAGGACCCGCGCGCAGATCAGCTCCAGTTGGAGACGCGGCGAGGTGGCGCCGCGCAT is drawn from Streptomyces diastaticus subsp. diastaticus and contains these coding sequences:
- the purD gene encoding phosphoribosylamine--glycine ligase, producing the protein MKVLVIGSGAREHALCRSLSLDPDVTALHCAPGNAGIAEVAELHAVDALDGAAVARLAGGLGADLVVVGPEAPLVAGVADAVRVAGIDCFGPSAEAARLEGSKAFAKDVMAGAGVPTARSYVCATPAEIDAALDAFGAPYVVKDDGLAAGKGVVVTEDVDAAREHALNCVTAGGGRVVVEEFLDGPEVSLFAVTDGRTVVPLQPAQDFKRALDGDQGPNTGGMGAYSPLPWADPKLVDEVLETVLQPTVDELRRRGTPFSGLLYAGLAITSRGIRVIEFNARFGDPETQVVLARLRTPLAGVLRAAANGTLAGLEPLSWSEESAVTVVVASHNYPGAPRTGDPVEGLAEVAELDAPAAYVLHAGTRREGGAVLSAGGRVLSVTATGADLTEARDRAYTAVARVRLDGSQHRSDIAARVAVEQRG
- a CDS encoding DNA polymerase III subunit gamma and tau, which codes for MSSLALYRRYRPESFAEVIGQEHVTDPLQQALRNNRVNHAYLFSGPRGCGKTTSARILARCLNCEQGPTPDPCGTCQSCRDLARNGPGSIDVIEIDAASHGGVDDARDLREKAFFGPASSRYKIYIIDEAHMVTSAGFNALLKVVEEPPEHLKFIFATTEPEKVIGTIRSRTHHYPFRLVPPGTLREYLAEVCGKEDSRVEDGVLPLVVRAGAGSVRDSMSVMDQLLAGAGEDGVTYTMATALLGYTDGSLLDSVVDAFAAGDGAAAFEVVDRVVEGGNDPRRFVADLLERLRDLVILAAVPDAAEKGLIDAPADVVERMQAQASVFGAAELSRAADLVNEGLTEMRGATSPRLQLELICARVLLPAAYDDERSTLARLERLERSGPPAVAAPLAAAPPAPQAYAPAQPQAPQTPPAPAPQPSAPPAPAPEAPPADAAPARPGAWPGSAPPGSGAPAPAARRPGGWPTAGAGGPGPRQPEPQGRPQGPAQPQAAPAAPPPGAVDARALWPNVLEAVKNRRRFTWILLSQNAHVAGFDGTTLQLGFLNAGARDNFASSGSEDVLKQALSEEFQVTWKIETVIDASGGQNPPGPSGGGGGGWGQAPPQSRPSAPAPPPAPGPPQPGPSVPPVPAPEPQRPPVPQREQRPPAPEAPRRPTSIEDDIPEEDDPDLDESALSGHDLIVRELGATVVDEYTNE